The following nucleotide sequence is from Drosophila simulans strain w501 chromosome 3L, Prin_Dsim_3.1, whole genome shotgun sequence.
GGtgctggcggtggtggcggatATGGTGGACATGGTGGAcacggcggcggtggcggcggccaGGAAATCAAAATCATCAAGATCATCTCGCAGCAGGCTTCATCTGGCGGCCACGGTGGTGGCGGCTATGGAGGTTCCTCTGGAGGATATGGTGGTGCATCTGGTGGCGGCTGGTCATCGGGTGGTGCTTCCAGCGGTGGCTGGTCCTCTggaggtggcggtggtgctgAAGCTGTGAAGATCATCAAAGTCATCTCGGAATCAGACTCTGGAGCTGGAGACTCCGGAGGTTGGTCGTCGGGTGGTTCGTCCTACGCTGGACCCAGTTCCTCGTATGGTCCTCCCAGTTCCTCGTACGGTCCTCCCAGTAGCTCCTACGGTGCCCCATCCAGTGGTGGCTGGTCCTCCGGTGGAGCTTCCAGCGGCGGTTGGTCTTCAGGTGGCTCCTCCAGCGGAGGTTGGGCTCCCCAGGGCGGTGGCAGCTGGTAATTGTGATAACCCGTGATTTTATTGTCTTCattccaccacccacccattgTTCCATCTCACATCAATTTCTCTGTTATGCCCCATACCACcatatttgttaaataaaacttttctGTTTGATCATTTCCCAAAAAAAGGAGTGTCTAATTTGCCAAACTCTAGCGCACGGAAAAAAGGAGCAACCCAAGAAATCCTTTTacaacttttcaatttaaaacagaaaagtctgcgcaaaaaaagaaagaaaatagcCACCATTCTGCGCGCCTTTTTCCTTCCTAAGAAGCACACTTAAGCGTTAAGtaataaaatgcaagcaaagCTCGGCTGaggaaaaaaaaggagcagccaAGAAAGGACATGGAAGTgggaaaataaaggaaaaactgtcggaaaatatgtaaaatatcaCTTTTGACTAGCCGGGAAAGTCTAGCCACCCCCAAGGAGCCAGTTTCCTCACAGCGGGTGGGTGAAAGTGGGTGGGCGGGGTGATTTGGGTGCTTTTCGGGTCGGGATTCATTGGGTTgcatgtataaaaatatattttccatataaaTCTAACAAAGAACGTGTTCGGGTTACTTGATTAGGGCCAGCCGGAGAGTGGGCAAAACATTTTcagcttttcttttcttattttttttattttttttttttttcttcgctgGATATAGAGCGCGGGAAAATGGAGTGGCGAAGAAAAGGATAAAGGACAGACTGAGACTGGGTCTCTTTTCGGTTTCCTCGAGCATTTACACAATGAATACAAAGAAGGAACTTTATATACACACCCCAAAGAAGTGAGCAATTTGTTGCTTTGGAGGGCATAGCCGATATGATAGGTTTGATTTTCTGTATTTTCCGTATTGATTTATCAAAAAGAGGAAGTGAATATTTCTCACCCACCCACCGCAGTCGTCAGTGGCTTTCGTTTGGGCATTTTCCATTGTGGGAATTGCGCAATTTTTCGGCATTTGGGAAagaattataaaaacaatcattaaacatatttattcgCTCCCACTCAATAGCCATCAACTTGTTGCCGGCATTGTAAACAAACATTTGGGGCCACATTCCGACACAAAAGCCcgaaatacacacacacacattactTGAACTTAATATAgggaaatcgaattgaatctCATCTCTAAACAAAATCGCATacgaaataatttttatgagttaaacggaaaaaatgttttccattgAAATTCGCGCCCCCTTCCACTTCTCGATATAATTCTTCCCCCATTGCGTTGATTATATTTGACTGCTGCTTCTCTGCCcgaaaatttgttattattttaattttacttaTTGACTGATTGTGCCATTGTTCTTGCCGCTCTTCAGCACGTGCAAAGCGGTCCAAAGAGTGGAAAATTGCGTGTTTACCCAAGGACAACAGTGGGTGGTTCGCTTTTTGGGCGATGTGGCCCCCTTTTTCGAGctgtctttttttttctttttttttttgctttttgggggGTCGTCTTCGCCGCGTCAACTGTCTGAACTGATCTGAACTGTTGACCGAATCGCTTTTCAAGTGTGTTTACTGTGGGCGCGTGTGCATCAACGGCAGTCGATTCTGAATCACAAACatcaacaaacacaaatgcaGAAAACACAATCAACGAGGCGAAAGCAAACAGTTTAAGCGCCCCTCGGAAGTCGTTATTAAGAATCTCACCCGCTCCATTTGACGGGATTCTGGATGAAAGCCCAAACCTCTAACCAAAAGTAATTTCGATTTGTCTGGCTGATATATACTTTTGCAATAAAGGGATGAACCGTCCGTCAGTTACGTGTTCATTGATtgaattcataaaaaaatgttgttgtGACGGAGGTTGACAGACGCTAAAAAAAAGTCTGCAATATCTTCTCTATTTATTTGTCGTTCAGAACAATGTttgattttctaattaaaagtCGGAagtgtgctgctgctgtgggtatagttaataaataaacgatGACCTTTGAAGATTTTCGAGTGGATAAAGTTAATAAGAAAAGAATTCTTCTGTGTAAATAAGCATATGACAATAAGATATACGTCAAACTTTATTGGACTTCCTCTCAAACACGAAATAACATTACCAACTTTTCGGTCCTAAATATGTTAAAAAGTTAAAGAGATATTTTactacatttttattgtaatacaatatacaataatatagtaaaaataatatcaatatgTTTTTTTACTGACTTTTCCAATTTACTTGCTGTTAAGAAGTTCCTTATCTCATATCCTTTTCCTGCCTGTTTAGTTTTGAAATTGCTTTGATTTAACCAGTTGATATGGGTGGGGCTTTTCGCTCCTTCaggtttatttcattttttcggtTCTCCGTCATTCCAAAGGAGTCTGTCTGCCTGGTTGAGTGAGTGGTGTGTGGCACTATTTTCCTGCGAGATATTGCCTGCTGGCGGGATTTCGTCTGGTCGACGACACCGTACCAGAACCAGAGTCACCATTACCATCAGCGGATCGGTTGGCTGTCGCCAAAGTCGGGGCTTCCAGACCCAGACGTGCGCCGTCGTTGTCGCCATTAACTGTCCCACCGACGCCGTCGGCGACGCCTCCACCGTATCCATACCTCCATTTAGAAGAAAACCTCCATCACAAGTTGTCGTCTCATCGATTTCCCCACATTGCCACCGCCCCTGTCCGCCTAGAACCCAATTCGATGTCGCCTTTGTTGGCTGCCAAAACACTGAAACAGCTACGAAATCGTTATAAGTATAAGTATggcgaaaaagagaaaaagtttcgcaaaaaaaaaaatataacgaacgCGAAATGTGCATGCTTTGGGGAGGGGCGGAGAGGGGCGAGAATAAGCAGtacaaaggcaaacaagcaaatattATTACTAATTCATTTGCGTATACCCTCTGGTGCACCCTTTTTTGTCAACACCCACGGTCCAATTCCTTTTGACTGAGTCCCATTGCATTCgttctttctgtttttatttttcaatgaaAGATTGTAAGGCtttttaagtaaaaataagtttatatgttttaataaaaatactgacaattgtttttttttatgattggacaacaagtttttatattattattacttcaATGCCGATTGCTgcatataatataaatatcattaaaattatgacaaaccactaataatagttataatttgtattattttcataaatccCATTAGAGGGTATGCAAGAGCCCATCACTTTCCGCCCATTTCTCACCATGTTTGTTTATCGTTAAATGTTTTCAGGTGCGCACTTGGTGATTTGTGCTGCGTGCCCGAGGCCTCCCCTCCCATCCCATCCCCTGCCCCCTTCCATTATCCACCGGAAAACCGACAAGTGAGTACTGAGTACCGAGCAGCGAGTACACCGAGTACTCATCAATGTCTGGGCCAGTCATAAGTAATTTATCAAGATACAAAATTGCAGTTGCCCGGCGACGCGTCTGCGTCGACGTCTGTCAATGCCAATCAGTGGCCGGCGCGATATGATGAGTGTAAGATTCCGAATCCCGATTCACGATTCACGAGTCCCGGTGTGAATGATATTCGAGGTATTTGTCAGGTGGTCGCACACTCAAGTGATGCCAAACGTCAGCCGGCAATTCGGGTGGTgcggcgatgatgatgatgatggtgttggtggtgctggttcAGGTGGTGCAGGATTGCGTGAGAGGTGGGGTTGGACAGTAATTGGCCAACTGCGATTCCTATCTATTTCCAGATTCCGGGCTGAAGGTCGAGGGATATCGAATGTTGTTCGGTGTCAATTGATTGGAAGTCGAAGGGGAATGAATGCGGGATGGCTTGACTTATGGACATCCTGTGATTTATTGGTTATGTTTGCAATGTgatatatttgaaaaagtgAAAGCTGCCATTTGCTTCAGCATGAAATCGTCGATGCTTATCGTTTTGGAATTTCCCTTTGTAGTTTTTGTAATGTGACACGTTtcttaaaatgcaataatccAAGTCAATTGACCtttaaattggatttttttgAATGCCACAAGGGATAAACATCTGCAAGCAATCAAAATTGATAtagatttttaatatatttttatataataaattcaagAACAGGTTACAGTCGACATTTACAGAATCACTTTAGtataatttctaaaatattattcatattgtttataaaatcaattaaaatttcaattcttATGTTATTAGCCCAATTCATCCAACAAGTAGAAGATTTCGCAAATTCCTCTTCTAGtaattcaaaaaatacttACTTCTGTCTTCTTCTCCTCATATCTCTGTCCTGTTCCCACTCAATTACGATGCAAACTAtcagcaataaaaacaaatttcctTCACCCTGGAGCTGGATTTTCCaaaacacacatgcacacgcatTTTCCAATGTGTGCGCGCACCAGAGAATTGTGataatttttgtgtgttttattttgtatgtgGGTCATGTCcttatgaaatattcaaatgtcCTGAATTACGTATTTATGCCATTTCCATTCTTTTATTGTTCGGCCTTTCAGTCCCCGAGCAAATCCTTTACCcttaaaaaacacaaaaatccaaTTGTAAATGCGTTCAGTGCCTGCttatgtgtgtgggtgcgttGGGGCTTGAGCCTCAATTCCGTTATTGAAAATTGACCAAATATGTGTGTGAAGGCAGAAGACGGGCGCATGCAAAGTgattccccctttttttcggcTTGGGAGGAAGGGACAAAGggtgaaatgggaaatggactCGGATGAAGGCAACAAAGCGACAatgacagcaacaaaagctgaggcaataaaacacacacgagggcataaaaacaaataaattggtAACATTTTCACAatacacacacccacaagCCCAATGGCaaacactcacccacacacacgcacacacccgGGCACACACGGACATTGGTAAATCCGCAACGGAAGTTGTGCTTTTAAATcgattttgattgattttctcACTGCGCCGGGAAATGCCTTtcgggcacacacacacacactaacacaagcacacactaacacaagcacacatgaacatacacatacacacacaacgTATCACTGAGTTTTTCCCGCCTGTTTGTCAATggctgcaaaaataaaatcaaattgtaaataatcGAGTCGCAATCGTCGCCTGTTTGTAAATGTATATATGAgcatatatttttgcttttaccCTTTGGCAATGTTACACTCGGCAAGAAAAACAAGGGAACACACTCAAAAATTTATATACCAACGACAAAATacgctttaaaattaatataaacaataGATCATCAAGGAATTCGAAAAAAGGTTTCCAAAACCTAATCAATAGAAATAAACATGGTTATATAATTGTTTGAACTATTTTACAACTTAAAGTAAATTGATTTATCTATGTTTAATGTTCCtcatttacaaaaataaaataattttcgattttaaaaattatattttgttaacaCAAACTTTGACATATTCGAATATTTCAAAGTCTACGTTTAAAACTTGCATTTATAAGCTCCATACTCACTCCGCTTATATACATACCTTACTCAAAAGGGGTCGACAAACAATTTCTTCctttatatatttgcactaaaattatttgatttaaccTTTTCAGTCCCCACTCAGCATTTTTGCCCCACACACACGATGCCTTTTCCTTTTAGAATGCAGTCCTGAAAACCTTTCGTTCTGTTTaacgttatttatttatacttattGAATGTGTATCGCTTTATTTCAATATCGTAAAAAACTTTACACCATCCTGGGAATGAGAACGCAACCAAACTAAAAGCCCGCacttacatttttaatacaaaatcaataaatataaaaatatataagcgAGTGGAAAAAATCATAAATGGATGTGTGTTCGCTTGCCAGCTCATACAAAAGCATAActatttgtgtgtgcgtgtgagtgtggaAAGGAATTTTTTTATGATGCTGCGGACTCATAAAAAGCGCATAAAGTGGCCTTAACATGGCATAAAAAACGCACTAGCAAGTGCTAACACAGTTGACGGGGCCAAAAGGGGGGTGTCGtgggtgggggcgtggcaggagtGCCAGGAAACACCATCTATGGTGGCGGCTAGAGAGCATCTGTCTGGGGAATATCCACAATGAGGGGGTATACAATAGCATATGTCCcgcaaaaaagcaaaagaattTACACACGAATAGTCAAGGataagaaaagaaataaaaatacgtTTAAGGAATTTTAATAGATCGTGAAAACACCTTGGGGATCCATAAATCGTTAGGgtaattaaactaaattcgaattTCTTATCCCCAGTGACTCACTTTGAGTGGGATACCTGAGTAATTTGTTCAACATTAATTAGCTTTTAAAGTAccaaataacttttaaaactcttcaaataaaataataaaacgatcTGTTCAATGGTAATGACATTCAAATACaattgccattaaaatcatgccaaaaataaaacattctCTATGATGTTAGAATAGGTTGACTTAAAAAAGTAGAAATAAATTGTACACTCTGCTTAAATATTCAAGGGATGTTCATTCTCATTCCATTATTATTTCCCCCAACAAAAAtctaatatatttcaatattaattaagtCATTTCCTTTTGCCAACGTCTGATAAAGTTTACGCTTccttttattgtttgccaCTTTATAAGGATAAGAACGCCCAGACCCCAGAATTTTAGAAAACTTCCATGGTGAAACTTTTTGGGATGTGAATCCATTTCCACCGGCACATTAATAGTTCGAATATTTAACCCCTTTGTGTGCGTCGGCCTCAAGACAACCCCGTTAAGGGCCAACCTTCCCTGCAAGGAACATAAGTCAGAATTCAAAGGACTCAATAATCACACGTACACTCGAATTTACATATCTACATCAGAAATCGTCAGGTCGTAATTAAAATATCACGCCCAGGCAAACAAAGAGTTTCGACGAGCAGGGTGTGGGTGTTTCTTGCCGCCAGTCGAACAAATAATCTTTAAAAccgattttttgtttttaataaaaaa
It contains:
- the LOC6737576 gene encoding loricrin, with the translated sequence MKVFVCLLAVAAVAQAGFIGGGAGGGGYGGGGSSHGGGGDGGYSYGGGGGGGSDHHGGGGGSPPVKVIKVIHETAPAGGSGGWQSGGGGGGGWSAGGAGGGGGYGGHGGHGGGGGGQEIKIIKIISQQASSGGHGGGGYGGSSGGYGGASGGGWSSGGASSGGWSSGGGGGAEAVKIIKVISESDSGAGDSGGWSSGGSSYAGPSSSYGPPSSSYGPPSSSYGAPSSGGWSSGGASSGGWSSGGSSSGGWAPQGGGSW